The Meles meles chromosome 6, mMelMel3.1 paternal haplotype, whole genome shotgun sequence DNA segment GGacttgttttgttcattgctctATCTTCAGTGCCTAGAGGAGtgcatggcacatagtaggcatttcATAAATTCTTGttgaatggagggatggatgaacACATTACTGTTATCTCCTACACTAGTTTctaagtacctttttttttttttttaagatttatccatttgaggggcgcctgggtggctcagtgggttaaagcctctgccttcagctcaggtcatgatcccagggtcctgggatcgagccccacatcgggctctctgctcagcagggagcctgcttcctcctctctctccctgcctgtctctctgactagttgcaatctctatcaaataaataaataaaatcttaaaaaaaaaagatttatccatttgacagacagagatcacaagcaggcagagagagagagggaagcaggctccctgctgagcagagagcccgatgtggggcttgatctcaggaccctgggatcatgacctgagctgaaggcagaggctttaacccactgagccacccaggtgccccaagtttctAAGTACTTTAAGGGTAGATGCCCCCACTTTGCATCTATCCTTAAGGTAGATGCATCTACCTTCATTTCCCAGTGTGAACTTACAAACAGTGACAACATACGCGACTGAAACAATTTGTATTATGTAGAAACTCATTTAGCCAAGCACAGTGGAATAGGTACTAGAAACGCTGGAATTCAAGAGAGCAGAGTTCCCAACCAGCCTGTCATTCGGGAGCTTTGTCTTCTGGGAAAAACTGTCATGTGGgcctctctgttttctcatctgtaaaagcaAGTGCTGTAAAGCTTACAAGGACTAGATTTTGAAATCTCTGTCAGCCTTGGCTGTCTGTGGTTGTAAATTTGGGGCAATTGCATATTCATTTGAGAAATGTTTCCTGTGCTAGTTTCCAGGAacttgttgaaaaagaaaaagaaaaaatatatatatacttttaagattttatttatttgatggagaaggagagagggagcacaagtagggggagtgggaaagggagaagcaggcttcccactgagcagggagcccaatgtgggactccaccccaggaccctgggatcatgacctgagccaaagtcagctgcttaacaactgagccacccaggtgcccttcccccccccccccaccaaaagatCTTAATGTCAAGAGCTCCTAGActgaaggaacaaaataaaacagggtcAGCTCTGCGCCAGTAAGAGCTGAGTGTTAGAAGCAGAAGCATGCCCTGGGGTCAAGGCTGGGAAGGGCATTTTAAGCCAAACCCAGCGGCCATACAAAGGCCAGGAGGCGGGAAAACAAAGAATTTTGGGGGCCAGATGGCTTTTTTATGGGGGATGTATGCCTTGCATCCCACAAAGCTGAGGTCTGTTTCAGCCGGGAGAACATTCACTATTAGAAAACAGCCAGAGGGGGCATGCCCACAGCCCAAGTTGTTCAAGTTTAGGAAATGACTGAGCATGTTTCCCGTGAGATCTGACTTCTTCCTCATCCATTTGCGGTGTCCCCGAGGCCACCTCACACCGTCTCCACCTGCCCAGCTGAGGACAAGCCCAAGGCTGGACACAGAGGCAGACCAATCTTTGGTACTTGGTGGGTTTCAGGAGAAAGGGCAAGGTCTAACCTCAGGTCAGGCACCCGGAATGGGGCAGAGCCCTTGCCCTGGGCATGACCCGACCTTCTCTAGTGGTCGAAATGGCCTTGTTACCAAGTTTGCTGCGGGGGCGAGGTTAGGACTGGCCCCTCGCTCATTGGTCGGCAGAGAGGTGCCACCGAGAACCCTTGTTATCAGAGGCTAGAAAGAGAGCCCATTGGTCAGGACACCTCACAATGGCCCCCGCAGCACGCAGGGTTCTTCTGATTGGTTCGCTGTCTGCCTCGGGAGACACCTGTTGCCTAGACCCCAGGCGGGCTACTTGGTGCCCTGAAACCCAGCGCTCCCAAGCCCAGCCTTGTTCCCCATTGGCTGCCGTGGGGGCCGCCGCCATCTAATGACGAGGGAGGCGCCGAGTCCCGGAGCGCGCGCCCCCTGCGGCGGGATCTAGGGCAGCTGGGACTGCAGGTGCATAAGCTGAGTGCAAGGCCCGGGAGCCCGGCACCCCTGCAGAGAACCCCGTTCTCTCTCGGGACCTGACCTAGGGCCCAGCCCCGGCCTGCGCTTGGGGAGCTCTGCCTCTCCAACCTGGAACCCGACCCGGAAGGCCTCAGTAAGTTCGAAGCAGCCACGCGGCGTGGGAACCCACTCCCGGCGGCAGAGAGGGGCCTCTCGACTGCTGCGTGTGCGGTCCGCGCCTCCGTTTACTTCTCGCCCTAATTGTTGACCTACACCTGAGTGTTCATCTGTTCCTTTACCGGGCGTTCTGGggctgcccctcctgctgcctcTCCAAGCCCTTTGCCCCGACGGCGGTGTTTGGAAGCCCCGTGCCACAAAGAATTCGGATTGAGACCCCAGCAGAGGAGTGGTGGAGACGAGGGTGAAAGCCCGGTGGGACAATGTTCTACTATCCCAACGTGCTTCAGCGCCACACTGGCTGCTTCGCCACCATCTGGTAAGGCCTGGGCTGTGTGCGCCGGGAGGGGcaacccaggggccccagcctgacaccccccaccccttccaggcTGGCAGCGACTCGTGGCAGCCGGTTGGTGAAGCGCGAGTACCTGAAGGTGAACGTGGCGAAGACCTGGTAAGGCTGGGAAGGGGAGGAGCGGGCAGGCCTGAGTGGGCAGGAGAGGTGGTGCTGGATGGGGTGCGCCAGGCTGCGGGGCTGGGTCTTGGAGCAGTGGTGATCGGGGCACGTTGTCCCCCACAGTGAGGAGATCCTCAATTACGTGCTGGTACGAGTTCAGCCCCCGCTGCCCGGCTTGCCCCGGccccgcttctccctctatctgtcAGCCCAGTTGCAGATCGGCGTGATCCGGGTCTATTCTCAGCAATGCCAGTACCTCGTAGGTAAGGTGGGCAAGGCTCAGATATGGGGCAGAGTCGCCTGGCCCTGCGGCAGCGAGGCGAGACGTGCTCTCCACCTTGCCCTCCCTGCCCGCAGAGGACATCCAGCACATCCTGGAGCGCCTACACCGTGTGCAGCTGCAGATCCGCATGGATATGGTGGAGACTGAGCTGTGAGTGCCCCTGGGGACTGGACCACTCAGCATTGGGTGGGGATGCTCCCTGCTTGGGTCGGCCCTCTGCCTCAGTGCTGGACAGCTCACATTCTCTCTTGGTCTCAGACCCAGCCTGCTGCTTCCTAACCGCCTGGCCATGATGGAGACCCTGGAAGGTGCTCCAGACCCCTTTTTCGGGGTGATGTCTGTGGATCCCACACTTCCCAGCCCCTTCAGTATCCCTCAGGTAGGGCTCGTTCCCCACAGATGCCTCAGAGTGGCGGGCTGGCAGTGCGGGAGGGGAGTGCTGTTCCTGTGTCTGACACTGAGGCTCGGGAAGGGGGCCTGCCACAGCTTTCCCCTCCAGGAGTCCGTGCTGGGGGACTGTCACGGCAGACCCCTTCAGACAAAGCAGCCCTTGTCCCACCTTCTCACCACACAGTTCCCACTGCCAAGGCTCTTAGCCAGGCCCTTAGCATCGCAGCCTTAGGTTTCTGTGCCCATGTCTCCCTCTATCCATGTCCTGATGCATCTACAGCTTAAGACAATGCTACTTCCTTCTTTCAAAGACACCTCTGGCTCCCCACTGCACACAGCCCTCCATGCCCCTAACGGTCACCCTCGTTCTACACTAGTTAAGTCCCACATGTCTTTAGCAGGCCTGGCTCCAATGTTTACTCCTTTCTAGGAGGCTTTATCTCTGGCCAGAGCCAGATGTTGCTTTGGAACTGAGCACATTGCTAGTGCCTTGTCTCACCCCTTGTGCTGACTTGCTAGGGTCCTCTACACACTGGTTTTTCTGTTAGACCATAGGCTCCTTGAGATCTTTACCCCCAACACTTGACATAAGAGTGCAGTGCTTCCTGcacagaaaaatggacaaagtcTAGATAGTGGGGGCAGgaatgggaggaaaagagagcagATGGTGAGCAGGCTCACTGTGTGCTGGTGTCACAAAGCTGCGGCATGAACGAAGATTTTCGTTTGCTGTCTGAATAAGGTTGTGGAGGTGGGAGAACGGGCCGAGGATGAATCCTCCCTTTTGTCCCCAATCCTCTCCAAAGATTCGACAGCTCCTAGAAGCTGCAGCCCcagagagagagcttgaggaAGCCCCGCCTGAAGTCCCCGTGGAGCCTAGGAAGCCTGGTAAGCAGAGAGCCTCTTTCCTGGGAGAGGCCTCAGAAGGCCCAAGAACTGAAGACCATCTTTGAGCTTCTCTTAAGAGCTAGGCCCTGTGAGGGGCATTCCGTTTGTGTCACCTCACCTCATCTCTGCCTCACAAGAGTCCTATGAGATCAGAATTCTTATTGCCATTCTCCAGAGGAGAAAAGTGAGGCCTATAGTGCTTGAGCAACCTAGCCAGGGTCAGATTGCCAGTGACTGGCCAGGGCCTGACTAGAACCCAGGTTGACTCGATTCCAGAGTCTGTGCTTTGGCCGCCTCATGTGGCATGGGAAGCTGGAAAGCCACAGAGGGGTTGATGTGACTTTCCTGCCCCTCCAGACAGGATCCCGGTGACTGTGGTGTCTCCAGAGGCCATCACCCTCCAGGAGGCAGAGCCCATCCGCATGCTGCAGATCGAGGTAAGCTGTCCTCTTCCAGAGAGGCTGAGGCCTGAGTCCTGCCTCTGGTGGCCCCACCTGCCTCATGTTACCCTCCTGGCTGCGAGTCCTGCCTTCTCATCTCCATGCCAGCACTTCCTGTGCCTGGCGAccccctgctgcctgcctctcagacCCAGTGTCCTAGAGCTACTTGCCCTTTTCAGCAAGGGGACTGCATCCCCTCTTCTTACTCTCTTGCCAGGGTGAACAGGATCTCCCAGAGGTCAGCCGCCGAGACCTGGACCTGCTGATTGCTGAGGAAGATGAAGCCATCCTGTTAGAGGAACGGCGAGGCAGGCCTCCCCGGGAGCGAAGGGCACGACCGGCCCCAGAGGGTCAGTGCCCTGGCATGGGCAGGCTGGGCCTGGGCAGTGCTCCCAGCTCCTCCTGTATGCTCTAAGCCCCAGTCTTCTCTCTGCAGAGTCCAAGGAGGAGCCCCGGGCCCTGGAGGGGGAAATGGCAGTACCCCCGCTCTCACCTCCAGCTCTCGCACCGTAAGGGCAGGATCCCCTGGGCCAGGTAGGGAGCTAGTGCTGGGAGGGGTAGACTCATTTCTCCTGCCCATTTTCCCCTCAGGGTGGAAGAGGCAGCAGAGCCACTTCCAGTCCCGGCCCCCGAGGAGGTGAAGCCAGTAGGCTGGGAGCCCGAGGCCCTACTTACTGGTGAGTGCCCATTGTGCCTGCAGCCTTCCTGGGGCTATGTGCACAGCTGCCGCCACCCAGTTGAGGGGAGGCCTTCTAGCTTCTGGCCTGGGCAGCTGCCGGGACAAATGCCTGTGGCAGAGCCATGACCTAGAGTGTTGTTGCAGAGGTGACCCCCCCGCCAGAGCTGCGTCTGCCAGCCCCACTCAGCCCAGAGGTGAGTAGTGCCCCTTCCAAGCTTTCTCCGCCTCCTTGCCCTCCTCTCCCAGAGCTGCTAATCTGTATTCAGCTTCCCCAAGCCCTGGGCCACTGCTAGCCTCTCTAGGATTTGTGCAAATTGGTAGAAAGTGCCCTGTTCACTCTCCATTTTATTTAGCCTGCACTCCCCATGTGGGCCCCCCCATGTGAGGTCAGAGCTGCACCCAGAGGCCCTGCCCAAGCCCTTTCCCAGGGTGCCTCTGGAGTGGGGATGTGGGGCGTGTTTTGCAGCCCACCAAGGTGACAAGAAAAGGAGTAATGGGTAGCCTtggccctgcctcccctccccattcaGAGGCGGCAGCCCCCGGTGCCCCCATATCCTCGGAGTCCGCCggctcgccgccgccgccgccagttATTGTTCTGGGACAAGGAGACTCAGATCTCCCGGGAGAAATTCCAGGAACAACTGCAAACCAGAGCCCACTGCTGGGAGTGTGTGAGTGCAGCCCAGGCCCTACGGGTgatggaggaaggcagggagggctcAGGGCCGTAGGTGCTGGGGAGGAACTGGAAACAATCCCCAAAGTGCATGTGTTCCAGGTTTACAGACAACTCTCCTTGCTCTTTTAGTGACCCCACGGAGCACATGCCTGGGCACCACATAGCAGTAGGCGGGGCAGGCAGGGGCCGGAGCCAGCATGGGGGGTCAGAGGTCTTGGAACAAATCTTTGCAAGGAAGTGGAGAAGGGGCAGTGAGGAGGGGCTCCCTTCTAACTGGGCTTCTggcctccccctccaccccccatgcAGCCAAAGGTGCAGCCTCCCGAGAGGACCATCAGGAGTCCCACGGAGCTATTCCGAACCCCAACTCATGGTAAGGAGTTGGCATGTGGGGCCTTCTGAACCCACAGTCCACTGTCTTGGTGTTCCTCACACCTCAGACCCCATCCCTgccacccctccctcccagctggCTGGCTCCCCCCAGAACTGCTGGCTCTCTGGACACACTGTGCCCAGCCACCCCCAGAAGCACTCAGGCGAAGGccacccccggagcctgaggaggaGGTGGcagctgaagaggaaaggaggatggAAACTCTGAGCGATATTGAGGTAACTgcatcctcttcctgctcctttggGAGCCGGCCCACTTCACCTGAGTTCCCGCAGGCTGCCTTCTGCCCACCCGAGCCAGTGGTGCCAGGTCCTGTCCTCGAGCGCAGGCCGAGACTGCGTCACCCTGCCCCAGGTGCTTCTGTGATCTCCAGGGCTTAGTTCTCATTCTCCCATCCCCAGGTCCCGAGGGAGGCCCAGGAGCCCAGCGGGCCCCTCATGCTGTCTTCAGGTAGGCACCTGAAGGGAGAGAGCCACCACCACAGCCACTGTCCCAGGGAACGGGTACCGTAACTGCGAACAGTTTTTACTAGAGGGAGCACCTAACGTAAGGGAGCCCAGATCTCTTCCTTCTTACAAGTCACTGCACAGCAGTCACATCGAGTGTGACCAGGGGTCCGCAAGGTCCCGACCGCTCTGATCTAAGCAGACCCACTCAGGACCTTCCCCTCCCAACAGAGCTCTCTCTAGAAGCGGTGGAGGAAGAAAAGTCCCGCACCAGCCTCATCCCCCCAGAAGAACGTTGGTAAGCTACCAGTTCGGGGGAACTCAGGGTGGGGCCCTCGTCCATGTCACAGCTGccacctcccctgctcccccgACTGCTCTGTCCTTCCAGGGCCTGGGCTGAGGCAGAGCAGCCCGAGCCCCCTGCACTGCCTGTGGTGCCTGAGGTCCCGGAAGTGGCCCTGGAGTTGCCTTCAGTGCTGCCCTTGGAGCCCGAGCTGCTGTCGCTGGAGGCCCTGTACAGGTGCAAGGAAACActgccaggggagggaggggggcggtgggCAGGCTGGGACTCCAGCTGACCATTCCTGATCCCTACAGGGCTGTGGCCCAGGAGCTGCAGGCCAACAGGGAGCCCGATTTCGACAGCCTGGTGTCCCCACTCAGCCCCCGCTGGATGGCCGCCCGGGTATTCTACCTGCTCCTGGGTGAGTATGGGGACATGCGGGCCCATGTGTGGGGCGAGGACACATAGGCCCAAAGGCTGCTGCAGGGATCTCCCCTGACTGGCCCCATCCTCTTCTCTTGACCAGTGCTGGCGGCACAGCAGATCCTCCGCCTGGAACAAGAGAAGCCATACGGGCGCCTCCTCATCCAGCTGGGGCCCCGGTTCCACAGTGCTTAGAACTGACAAAGCTGCCAGGAAACTGGCCACATTAAACCTGTCTTGCCTGCTTCGATTCTGAACTCTGTGCTTCTTGCTCTCAGAGCTACCGGTCAAGCAGAAACCGAACTGCCTTTATTAGGGTAGGATGTCAAGACTCCATTTGCACTGTCCCACAGCATAACAGACCCAGCCCCAGAGATACCCCCATAAGGCAGCAAGCGGGGCTGAGACCCAGAATCTTTGGTAAGGCGTGAGCTGAAACAGGGCTGAGAGGTGGTCCTGGGGCCTGGGCAGGCTCTACTCTCTCTGGCCTGGCTGCAGCCCCCAGTCTAGGTGAGGCCCAGGGCGGCCTGGAGTTCCTGAGCTTTGTCACCAGGCAGCGAGCCCAGGGCCGAGTGGAAGCTGTCAGTGTGCTGTCGGGCCAGGAACGTCAGGAGCAGCAGCAGTGTAGCCTTGGTGTCTGCGTGGAGAGCGAAGAGGGAGAGAGCGGGGAGGCCTGGCCTGCAGGTCCCTAGctggcccccacctccccccgccctgcccacTGCCACCCCCCTCACCTGGTGGGATCTTATTCTCAGCCAGGATGAAGCTGCAGATGCGCAGGAGCTCAGGAGCCACATCTACAAcctgtggggtgggggaaacaggctgACTTGGGGGTGCCagcagccctgggccctgggcccgAGGAGAGCCGGAGTCTCCTGCTAGGGATATACACGTGATACTGTTTCACATCTGAGACAACTGGGAAACCCAAGAAGGACCCATGAAACATGGtgggagtaatttttttttttttttgaaggagacAGACGGTGACCAAAAGAAGCCCAGACACTCAGAGGAGGTCCACCAACACAGCAGGCTCTGAAGGTGCGGGACAGAGGTGAACAACACAGGAATG contains these protein-coding regions:
- the REC8 gene encoding meiotic recombination protein REC8 homolog: MFYYPNVLQRHTGCFATIWLAATRGSRLVKREYLKVNVAKTCEEILNYVLVRVQPPLPGLPRPRFSLYLSAQLQIGVIRVYSQQCQYLVEDIQHILERLHRVQLQIRMDMVETELPSLLLPNRLAMMETLEGAPDPFFGVMSVDPTLPSPFSIPQIRQLLEAAAPERELEEAPPEVPVEPRKPDRIPVTVVSPEAITLQEAEPIRMLQIEGEQDLPEVSRRDLDLLIAEEDEAILLEERRGRPPRERRARPAPEESKEEPRALEGEMAVPPLSPPALAPVEEAAEPLPVPAPEEVKPVGWEPEALLTEVTPPPELRLPAPLSPERRQPPVPPYPRSPPARRRRRQLLFWDKETQISREKFQEQLQTRAHCWECPKVQPPERTIRSPTELFRTPTHAGWLPPELLALWTHCAQPPPEALRRRPPPEPEEEVAAEEERRMETLSDIEVPREAQEPSGPLMLSSELSLEAVEEEKSRTSLIPPEERWAWAEAEQPEPPALPVVPEVPEVALELPSVLPLEPELLSLEALYRAVAQELQANREPDFDSLVSPLSPRWMAARVFYLLLVLAAQQILRLEQEKPYGRLLIQLGPRFHSA